The Roseovarius indicus genome has a segment encoding these proteins:
- a CDS encoding ABC transporter ATP-binding protein, with protein MGAVFRTQGLSKVYDTGDLKVRALDGVDLELFSGELAVLLGPSGSGKSTLLNILGGLDHASSGKVWFRDMDLSAMSDRDLTLYRRNHVGFVFQFYNLVASLTARENVHLVTDVAPNPMRAEDALAQVGLDHRMDHFPAELSGGEQQRVAIARAIAKRPEVLLCDEPTGALDSKTGVQVLEVLRDVNDRLGTSTVVITHNAAIRQMAHRVVYFLDGRIDRMEVNDARMAPSDISW; from the coding sequence ATGGGCGCAGTGTTTCGCACACAAGGCCTGAGCAAGGTCTACGACACCGGCGATCTGAAGGTCAGGGCGCTGGATGGCGTCGACCTCGAACTGTTTTCCGGGGAACTCGCGGTGCTTCTCGGCCCATCGGGCAGCGGAAAGTCGACCCTTTTGAACATTCTCGGCGGACTCGACCATGCGTCGTCGGGCAAGGTCTGGTTCCGGGATATGGATCTGTCGGCCATGAGCGACCGGGACCTGACGCTCTATCGCCGTAATCACGTCGGCTTCGTGTTCCAGTTCTACAACCTGGTCGCCAGTCTTACGGCGCGAGAGAATGTGCACCTGGTTACCGACGTGGCGCCGAACCCGATGCGCGCCGAGGATGCCCTGGCGCAGGTCGGGCTCGATCATCGCATGGACCATTTCCCGGCTGAACTTTCCGGGGGCGAACAGCAAAGGGTGGCTATCGCACGGGCGATCGCCAAACGGCCGGAGGTTCTGTTGTGCGACGAGCCTACGGGTGCACTGGATAGCAAGACCGGTGTTCAGGTGTTGGAGGTTCTGCGCGACGTCAATGACAGGCTGGGCACCAGCACCGTTGTGATCACCCACAACGCCGCCATCCGGCAGATGGCGCACCGGGTGGTTTATTTTCTCGACGGGCGGATCGACCGGATGGAGGTGAACGACGCCCGAATGGCACCTTCCGATATCAGCTGGTGA